Proteins encoded by one window of Thermobaculum terrenum ATCC BAA-798:
- a CDS encoding ribonuclease Z gives MLDVTLLGTSGTLPLPGRYLSSALIRIGGKLFLIDCGEGTQVALRAKGWGIRRIDSILLTHSHADHVLGLPGLLLTLAFSQRGAEEPLRIFGPPSVLPVLESIRVFAPRLPYPVYFIPLEVGDEVDVTDNLKLFAGPTEHDVPCLSYSLYVPRSPKFDVERANSLGVPRDLWGRLQRGESVFVGEREIQPQDVLGPPRKGLKLVFITDTRFTEDLVSFASKIQPPDLLISEGMYGDESMRPKDWDVPHMTFAEAAKVASASGARLLWLTHYSPMMADPSRYIENARRIFPNAIAAQDGTEISLSYED, from the coding sequence ATGCTTGATGTTACTCTCTTAGGAACAAGTGGGACATTACCCCTGCCAGGCAGGTATCTTTCATCAGCCTTGATAAGGATCGGCGGCAAACTCTTCCTCATAGACTGTGGGGAGGGCACTCAGGTAGCTCTTCGAGCTAAGGGTTGGGGCATCAGGAGAATAGACTCTATCCTGCTCACGCACTCACATGCCGACCACGTGCTGGGCCTGCCAGGACTGCTACTGACTTTGGCTTTCAGCCAGAGGGGAGCTGAGGAGCCTCTCCGCATCTTTGGCCCGCCATCGGTGTTGCCCGTGCTGGAGTCTATCAGGGTCTTTGCCCCAAGGTTACCCTATCCCGTCTATTTCATTCCCCTTGAGGTCGGAGATGAGGTGGATGTAACAGATAATCTGAAGCTGTTTGCTGGTCCCACGGAGCACGACGTACCTTGCCTTTCCTATTCTCTGTACGTGCCAAGAAGTCCCAAATTCGACGTAGAAAGAGCTAATTCCCTGGGGGTTCCCCGAGATCTGTGGGGGCGCCTCCAGCGAGGCGAGAGCGTCTTTGTGGGTGAAAGAGAGATCCAACCTCAAGACGTCCTGGGCCCGCCCAGAAAAGGGCTGAAGCTAGTATTTATCACCGACACCAGGTTCACTGAGGATCTTGTGTCCTTTGCTTCTAAGATCCAACCTCCCGACCTGCTCATATCCGAGGGCATGTATGGGGACGAAAGCATGCGTCCTAAGGATTGGGATGTGCCCCACATGACCTTTGCTGAAGCTGCAAAAGTAGCCTCAGCTTCCGGTGCAAGGCTTCTGTGGTTGACTCATTACAGCCCTATGATGGCGGATCCATCCAGGTACATAGAGAATGCTCGCAGGATATTCCCCAACGCCATCGCAGCGCAGGATGGCACAGAGATCTCTTTGAGCTACGAGGACTAA
- a CDS encoding Gfo/Idh/MocA family protein, with amino-acid sequence MTVRVGFIGTGGIATSHLLNLASIEDAEVVALCDIAPNRVEEAREYVNRNILTRSEAEGVEPRLIEAATYTDYRQMIRNERLDAVYICLPPFAHGDPEHAALDANLHMLVEKPVALDLRVANDILRRINEQGVIATAGYQLRYMGFIDKAIELLRNTVIGQTIVLRFTRTPGTSWYHRQDRSGGMMIEMATHQVDLLRFLVGEIRKVYAAAATRINNLDNPEYDIFDVNSSTFTFDNGAVCSFAINFLTGPSGLPDLRGVHIFCKDYILSMDISLKVRRGDDVEEFGLEHDPMLEEDKAFIEAVKTSNPAILRSDYLSAVRTLAVTIANDRSARSGMPVDVNELLRAEAPQAAW; translated from the coding sequence ATGACAGTGCGTGTTGGCTTCATAGGAACAGGAGGAATAGCTACAAGTCATCTGCTTAACCTGGCATCTATAGAGGATGCAGAAGTTGTCGCTCTATGTGATATAGCTCCCAACAGGGTAGAAGAGGCCAGGGAATACGTAAACAGGAACATCCTGACCAGATCGGAAGCCGAGGGCGTAGAGCCCAGGCTGATCGAAGCCGCTACGTACACTGACTACAGACAAATGATAAGAAATGAGCGGCTGGATGCGGTCTACATCTGCCTGCCCCCGTTTGCACATGGCGATCCAGAACATGCTGCGTTGGATGCGAACCTGCACATGCTAGTAGAGAAGCCCGTTGCGTTGGATCTGCGAGTCGCCAACGACATATTGCGCAGGATAAACGAGCAGGGTGTCATAGCTACCGCGGGCTATCAATTGAGGTACATGGGCTTTATAGATAAGGCCATTGAGCTCTTGAGGAATACCGTTATCGGACAGACCATAGTCCTGCGCTTTACCAGGACCCCTGGTACCAGCTGGTATCACCGACAGGATAGATCTGGTGGCATGATGATAGAGATGGCCACTCATCAGGTGGATCTTCTCAGGTTCCTGGTGGGGGAGATACGTAAGGTCTATGCAGCCGCTGCCACACGAATAAACAACCTGGACAATCCGGAGTACGATATATTTGACGTTAACTCTTCGACCTTCACGTTCGACAATGGAGCCGTATGCAGCTTCGCTATCAACTTCCTTACCGGCCCTTCTGGCTTGCCAGATCTAAGGGGAGTTCACATCTTCTGCAAGGACTACATCCTTTCGATGGATATCTCACTCAAGGTCCGACGTGGAGATGATGTCGAGGAGTTTGGTCTGGAACATGACCCAATGCTGGAGGAGGACAAAGCCTTTATAGAGGCGGTGAAGACCTCCAATCCAGCGATCCTTAGATCTGATTACCTCAGCGCAGTGCGCACACTGGCTGTAACCATAGCCAATGATAGGTCTGCAAGATCTGGCATGCCTGTAGATGTCAACGAATTGTTGCGGGCGGAGGCCCCGCAGGCTGCCTGGTAA